The Humulus lupulus chromosome 4, drHumLupu1.1, whole genome shotgun sequence genome has a window encoding:
- the LOC133830017 gene encoding phosphatidylinositol N-acetylglucosaminyltransferase subunit C-like, whose product MDASISERPSQTRSKWRKVAYGGMQPGFDDNHTDDSFLETMVMNANVVKRNMLKVMQDSVSISQYLCIVALVGLVWTYTLRSTLDEKSLLFLNVSLLALGFMVVMLTGGMLSLNLFSHYLLNISFFTTGLYILAPIFHTLTRSISSDSIWAVTVLLLLLHLFLHDYSGSTVRAPGALQNPTLTSCISLNSSVVASVFFASRLPSRLHVFAIMLFSLQVFLFAPLVTYCIKKYSFRLHLLLSFCLMTLTLGFVYTLHSLLFVMFLGLLVFVNVVCPYWLIRIQEYKFEINGPWDEAKLCFDITD is encoded by the coding sequence ATGGATGCTAGCATTAGTGAGAGACCATCTCAAACTCGATCGAAATGGAGAAAAGTTGCATATGGAGGGATGCAACCTGGGTTTGATGACAACCATACTGATGACTCTTTTCTCGAAACAATGGTCATGAATGCCAATGTTGTGAAAAGGAACATGCTAAAAGTGATGCAGGATTCAGTTTCCATCTCTCAGTATTTATGCATTGTAGCACTTGTTGGGCTGGTTTGGACCTATACTCTTAGATCAACTCTTGATGAAAAGTCACTCTTGTTTCTTAATGTCAGTCTTCTAGCATTGGGCTTCATGGTTGTCATGTTAACTGGAGGAATGCTTTCTCTCAATCTATTCTCTCATTATCTCCTCAATATATCTTTTTTCACCACGGGCTTGTATATTCTAGCTCCCATCTTTCACACTCTCACTAGGTCAATCAGCTCGGACTCCATTTGGGCAGTAACCGTGTTACTTCTTCTGCTCCATCTTTTTCTCCACGATTACTCAGGATCTACTGTAAGAGCTCCAGGGGCTCTTCAGAATCCTACCTTAACGAGCTGCATCTCTTTAAATTCTTCTGTTGTGGCCTCGGTTTTTTTTGCTTCTCGTCTCCCATCGAGGCTTCATGTGTTTGCTATCATGTTATTCTCCCTACAGGTCTTCCTTTTTGCTCCGTTGGTGACTTACTGCATTAAGAAATACTCCTTCCGCTTGCACCTCTTGCTTTCATTTTGCCTGATGACTCTAACACTGGGGTTTGTCTATACACTGCATAGCTTGCTTTTTGTGATGTTCCTGGGTTTGCTGGTTTTTGTAAATGTGGTTTGCCCATATTGGCTCATACGGATTCAGGAATACAAGTTTGAGATCAATGGTCCTTGGGATGAGGCTAAGCTTTGTTTTGATATAACAGATTGA